One segment of Amycolatopsis alba DSM 44262 DNA contains the following:
- a CDS encoding DUF6218 family protein, with translation MSDVDGMEGVVGGSVALSAPASAVVVIGPGVAGEESVAVWHVSPQGMPVGAWIYQLDRLLVSRDEARRLLTLVERRSIAAVVPGELDEVLDRVTKAAGVEAEKWWTAQLFSPLQCFADIVSRRVAYDSTVSVAKRELKNVADLEWSRDLTAEQVVGFDDLRSLSKVSAVVGSTVVGSAALTAVGVLRWLVRQWVETEGVKRRSYVRDAHGEAEPLPPSWLASVRAGMTTRLPL, from the coding sequence GTGAGCGACGTTGACGGGATGGAAGGCGTGGTAGGGGGCTCGGTCGCCTTGTCGGCTCCTGCGAGCGCTGTGGTGGTGATCGGTCCTGGAGTGGCAGGAGAGGAGTCAGTCGCGGTCTGGCATGTGAGTCCGCAAGGGATGCCGGTCGGAGCGTGGATCTACCAGCTCGATCGTTTGCTGGTGTCGCGGGACGAGGCGCGTCGCTTGTTGACCTTGGTGGAGCGACGGTCGATCGCCGCGGTCGTTCCGGGAGAGCTGGATGAAGTGCTCGACAGAGTCACGAAGGCCGCTGGTGTCGAGGCGGAGAAGTGGTGGACAGCGCAGTTGTTTTCGCCGCTTCAGTGTTTCGCGGATATCGTTAGCCGTCGGGTGGCGTACGACAGCACCGTGTCGGTGGCGAAGCGTGAGCTCAAGAACGTAGCGGACCTGGAATGGAGCCGCGACCTCACAGCCGAGCAGGTCGTCGGATTCGATGACCTACGGTCCTTGTCGAAGGTGTCTGCCGTCGTGGGATCGACAGTGGTCGGTTCCGCCGCGTTGACGGCGGTCGGGGTACTGCGATGGCTGGTCCGGCAATGGGTCGAGACCGAAGGCGTGAAGAGGCGAAGCTACGTCCGGGACGCGCACGGGGAAGCAGAGCCGTTGCCACCGTCCTGGCTTGCGTCGGTGCGGGCAGGCATGACTACTCGGCTGCCGCTATGA